The genomic stretch GAAGAGGGCGGGGGGCCCTGTTCCTCCACCATTTTTATAAGTGTAAAGTGATTGGGATCGAGCGGGTCCCCCAGTTTATCAAGCTTGCCCGCCACCTTGCCCACAAGTATCAACTGAAAGAAGCTTCTTTTATCTGTGGCGATATGTTCCAAACCAAACTTCCTCAAGAGGCCACCACTATTTACCTTTATGGAAGTAATCTTGCCGACTCAGAAATTACCCAGCTTGTTACCCGCCTCAAAGAGATCCCTTTAGGGACAAAGATTGTGACGATTAGTTACCCGCTGACTGATTATGATAGTCGAGTCTTTAAGTTAGAAAAAACCTTTCCCGTCTCTTTCCCCTGGGGGGAAACAGAGGCCTATTTGCAAACCAGGAATGTTTATGAGTGATCTGACCCAAAAGAAATGTGTTCCCTGTACCATAGGAGGGAGCTCCTTAAAAGGGGAGGCGTTAAAGCCCCTTGCTGAGCAGCTTGCTGAAGGGTGGGAGGTGATTGAGGAGCATCACCTTTTT from Candidatus Neptunochlamydia vexilliferae encodes the following:
- a CDS encoding SAM-dependent methyltransferase, with amino-acid sequence MRRLFDTVKYALIDRKLQREVKERYYSSREFAALDRALLTAYIFKNPYIISKKYLQNRQEKELHTYGETPLTTYETIAKEVDIQPTDTFLELGSGRGRGALFLHHFYKCKVIGIERVPQFIKLARHLAHKYQLKEASFICGDMFQTKLPQEATTIYLYGSNLADSEITQLVTRLKEIPLGTKIVTISYPLTDYDSRVFKLEKTFPVSFPWGETEAYLQTRNVYE